A portion of the Thalassotalea sp. LPB0316 genome contains these proteins:
- the rarD gene encoding EamA family transporter RarD gives MSTAQDSRTGVINAVAAYSMWGIAPLYFKLIAEVSSGEILIHRIVWSSLLLFGLLVVMRKIPATIKAIKQSKTLTILSLSATLLAVNWFLFIWAVNNDYILDASLGYYINPLLNVALGMIFLGEKLRRLQIIAVVLAIIGVGVQLVILGSIPIISLALAGTFACYGLIRKKLAIDTFIGLFIESLLMLPVALMAWLWVIDSSTVNMANNSAYLNTLLICAGIVTTAPLLCFTAAAKRLPLSTLGFFQYIGPSIMFLLAMFHFNEPLALPKLVTFGFIWSALAIYSFDSLKQQKKARSN, from the coding sequence ATGTCGACTGCACAAGATTCTCGTACTGGTGTCATTAATGCCGTTGCCGCCTACTCAATGTGGGGCATAGCACCGTTATATTTCAAACTTATCGCTGAGGTTTCTTCAGGTGAAATACTCATTCATCGCATTGTTTGGTCGTCACTTTTGCTTTTTGGCTTGTTGGTTGTTATGCGAAAAATACCCGCGACAATCAAAGCAATTAAACAATCGAAAACCTTAACCATTCTATCGCTAAGTGCCACGCTTTTAGCCGTCAACTGGTTTTTGTTTATCTGGGCGGTCAACAATGATTATATATTGGATGCCAGTTTAGGCTATTACATTAATCCCCTATTAAATGTCGCGCTTGGCATGATTTTTCTGGGCGAGAAACTTAGAAGACTTCAGATTATTGCAGTGGTACTCGCAATCATCGGGGTCGGTGTGCAACTTGTAATACTCGGCTCCATTCCCATTATTTCATTAGCGCTTGCTGGCACATTTGCCTGTTATGGCTTAATTCGAAAAAAATTGGCCATTGATACCTTTATCGGCCTATTCATTGAGTCATTATTAATGTTACCCGTCGCGCTCATGGCGTGGCTCTGGGTAATCGACAGTAGCACCGTAAACATGGCCAATAACTCAGCCTATCTCAATACTTTACTGATCTGTGCTGGCATAGTTACGACCGCACCACTACTTTGTTTCACTGCGGCAGCTAAACGCCTACCATTATCAACACTGGGTTTTTTCCAATACATAGGTCCAAGTATTATGTTCCTATTGGCAATGTTCCACTTCAACGAACCCCTCGCCCTGCCTAAGCTAGTCACTTTTGGCTTTATTTGGAGCGCATTGGCAATTTATAGCTTTGACTCACTCAAGCAGCAAAAAAAAGCCCGCTCTAATTAG
- a CDS encoding diguanylate cyclase, translating into MVRNLLVVEDSKPIASVIKQIGEALNFNVVLAKTLSEVEAILNTDQEFFAATVDYALPDAPDGEAIELVLANQIPSLVLTGKMDDKTRERILSLPVIDYIPKENSQAFLYLKRILHWQTTNSSIGVLVVDDSLSARKHVTELLKRRNFKTYGATNGVEALEVLAANPHIKMVITDLEMPEMDGIVLTNEIRKKYNRDQLSIIGISGATSGIHSARFIKNGADDFLRKPFCPEEFYCRITQNIESLSHIEQIKHAANTDYLTELPNRRAFFQQAQQFVAKCLKSDVPYCAAMIDLDHFKAINDNYGHEAGDHILKVVSLYMRKYLGNSVLGRLGGEEFAVVLAGVNEDQMYSKLDDFRRELSIQQIPYEDNAISISVSIGVAMNVKSGVAEQLNLADSALYNAKENGRNQVVIHGDDND; encoded by the coding sequence ATGGTAAGAAACTTATTAGTTGTCGAAGACAGTAAACCGATTGCATCGGTGATTAAGCAGATCGGTGAAGCGTTAAACTTCAATGTAGTCCTTGCTAAAACGCTGTCTGAAGTAGAAGCGATCTTAAATACCGATCAAGAGTTTTTTGCCGCAACAGTCGATTATGCACTACCCGATGCCCCTGATGGTGAGGCGATTGAATTAGTCCTTGCCAACCAAATTCCAAGTTTAGTACTCACTGGCAAGATGGATGATAAAACGCGTGAACGCATTCTATCACTACCGGTTATCGACTACATTCCTAAAGAAAACAGCCAAGCATTTTTATATCTCAAACGCATTTTACATTGGCAAACCACCAATAGCAGTATCGGTGTGTTAGTGGTTGATGATTCACTGTCAGCTCGCAAACACGTTACCGAATTACTTAAGCGCCGCAATTTTAAAACCTATGGTGCAACAAATGGCGTTGAAGCGCTCGAGGTGTTAGCGGCTAACCCTCACATTAAAATGGTCATAACCGATCTTGAAATGCCAGAGATGGACGGCATTGTGTTAACCAATGAAATTCGCAAAAAATACAATCGCGATCAATTATCGATTATTGGCATATCTGGCGCAACATCGGGTATTCACAGCGCAAGATTTATCAAAAATGGCGCTGATGATTTCTTGAGAAAGCCATTCTGCCCTGAAGAGTTCTATTGTCGCATTACGCAAAATATTGAAAGTTTGAGCCATATCGAGCAAATCAAACACGCCGCTAATACTGATTATTTAACCGAGTTGCCGAATCGCCGAGCGTTTTTCCAACAAGCCCAGCAATTCGTGGCTAAGTGCTTGAAATCAGATGTGCCATACTGTGCCGCGATGATAGATTTAGATCACTTTAAAGCGATCAACGATAATTACGGTCACGAAGCTGGCGACCACATTTTAAAAGTGGTTTCTTTGTATATGCGCAAATATCTTGGTAACAGTGTGTTAGGGCGCTTAGGTGGTGAAGAGTTTGCCGTTGTTTTAGCAGGGGTTAACGAAGATCAAATGTACTCAAAACTCGATGATTTTAGACGTGAATTATCAATTCAACAAATCCCTTATGAAGATAATGCCATTTCAATCTCTGTCAGTATTGGGGTTGCAATGAATGTTAAATCTGGCGTTGCAGAGCAATTAAATTTAGCTGATTCAGCGCTATATAACGCCAAAGAAAACGGTCGTAATCAGGTCGTTATTCACGGTGATGACAACGATTAG
- the uvrD gene encoding DNA helicase II, producing the protein MDVSDLIDGLNDKQREAVAAPLQNMLVLAGAGSGKTRVLVHRIAWLMKVEQASAHSILAVTFTNKAAAEMRARVEQTTGGGVHGMWIGTFHGLAHRLLRMHFQEAKLPQNFQVLDSDDQTRLIKRILKALNIDEKRWPAKQMQWYINGKKDEGIRPQHIEHSYDPTEQMFVKVYQAYQEACDRAGLVDFAELLLRAHELWLNNPVLLHHYQQRFRHILVDEFQDTNAIQYAWLRLLGGEQGRVMIVGDDDQSIYGWRGAKVENIQRFLTDFAGAQTIRLEQNYRSTANILQAANHLIANNNNRLGKDLWTQDGEGEKISIYTAFNDLDEARFISDRITSWRAQNGSLDDVAILYRNNAQSRILEEALLKEHLPYRIYGGQRFFDRQEIKDALAYLRLIANRDDDASFERIVNTPTRGIGNTTLSLVRDAARSLEMTMWQACQHMLTHEELKGRSAKMIKNFIDLIDQLEDDAVNLNLDQQADYVIKNSGLKAMYEAEKGERAQARIENLNELVTACQTFEKDPELEEEMTDLNAFLTHASLEAGESQADDYEPAVQLMTMHSAKGLEFKLVFIAGLEEGMFPSMQSAEEIGRLEEERRLCYVGMTRAMEKLYLCHAESRRLYGQEKYHKQSRFIRELPSECIEEIRLQQQVSRPVTSGRFSSSFTTESFDNTGFALGQQVMHPKFGEGVVLNYEGSGAQSRIQVNFDQFGSKWLVVAYANLQAVN; encoded by the coding sequence ATGGATGTTTCTGACTTAATTGATGGCTTGAATGACAAGCAACGAGAAGCGGTAGCCGCGCCGCTACAAAATATGCTGGTACTCGCTGGTGCTGGCAGTGGTAAAACCCGTGTTTTAGTGCACCGTATAGCTTGGTTGATGAAAGTTGAGCAAGCCTCAGCTCACAGTATTTTAGCCGTTACCTTCACCAATAAAGCCGCCGCAGAAATGCGCGCAAGGGTCGAACAAACTACCGGTGGTGGCGTTCACGGGATGTGGATTGGCACGTTCCACGGTTTAGCCCATCGGTTATTGCGCATGCACTTTCAAGAAGCCAAATTACCGCAAAATTTCCAAGTGCTTGATTCAGACGACCAAACGCGTTTGATCAAACGGATTTTAAAAGCGTTAAACATCGACGAAAAACGTTGGCCAGCTAAACAAATGCAATGGTATATCAATGGCAAAAAGGATGAAGGCATTCGTCCGCAGCACATTGAGCACAGTTATGATCCCACCGAACAGATGTTTGTCAAAGTGTATCAAGCCTACCAAGAAGCCTGTGATCGCGCAGGCCTTGTCGATTTTGCTGAATTATTGCTGCGCGCTCATGAACTCTGGCTCAATAATCCGGTATTGTTGCATCATTACCAGCAGCGCTTTCGCCATATTTTGGTCGACGAATTCCAAGATACCAACGCGATTCAATACGCGTGGTTGAGATTACTTGGTGGTGAGCAAGGTCGCGTGATGATTGTCGGCGACGATGATCAATCAATTTACGGTTGGCGCGGCGCTAAAGTGGAAAATATTCAGCGCTTTTTAACCGATTTTGCTGGTGCTCAAACTATTCGACTTGAACAAAACTACCGCTCTACCGCTAATATTTTACAGGCAGCCAATCACCTGATAGCCAATAACAATAACCGCTTGGGAAAAGACTTGTGGACCCAAGATGGTGAAGGCGAAAAAATTTCTATCTACACAGCATTTAACGACTTAGACGAAGCGCGTTTTATTTCTGATCGCATTACTAGCTGGCGTGCGCAAAATGGCTCACTAGACGATGTAGCCATTTTATATCGCAACAACGCTCAGTCGCGTATTTTAGAAGAAGCGTTATTAAAAGAGCACTTGCCTTACCGTATTTATGGCGGTCAGCGCTTCTTCGATCGACAAGAAATCAAAGATGCGCTCGCCTATTTGCGCCTCATTGCTAATCGCGACGATGATGCTTCGTTTGAACGCATTGTGAATACGCCAACACGCGGTATCGGCAATACGACATTGAGTTTAGTACGAGATGCCGCGCGCAGTTTAGAAATGACCATGTGGCAAGCGTGTCAGCATATGCTGACTCATGAGGAGCTCAAAGGCCGCAGTGCCAAAATGATCAAAAATTTTATCGATTTAATTGATCAGCTAGAAGATGATGCCGTTAATCTAAACCTTGATCAGCAAGCCGATTACGTCATTAAAAACAGTGGTTTAAAAGCCATGTATGAGGCAGAAAAGGGTGAGCGAGCACAAGCGCGAATTGAAAACTTGAACGAGTTGGTCACCGCCTGTCAGACCTTTGAAAAAGATCCTGAACTCGAAGAAGAAATGACAGATCTCAATGCCTTTTTAACCCATGCATCACTAGAAGCCGGTGAGTCGCAAGCCGATGATTATGAACCCGCCGTGCAGTTAATGACAATGCACAGTGCTAAAGGTCTAGAATTTAAGTTAGTGTTTATTGCTGGCTTAGAGGAAGGCATGTTCCCATCAATGCAATCGGCAGAAGAAATCGGCCGATTAGAAGAAGAAAGACGATTGTGCTACGTTGGCATGACACGTGCGATGGAGAAGCTATACTTATGTCATGCGGAGTCACGTCGTTTATACGGGCAAGAAAAATATCACAAGCAAAGTCGCTTTATTCGCGAGTTGCCCAGTGAGTGTATTGAAGAGATTCGATTGCAACAGCAAGTGAGTCGTCCGGTAACCAGTGGCCGCTTTTCATCGTCTTTTACAACAGAGAGTTTTGACAACACAGGCTTTGCCCTCGGGCAGCAAGTGATGCATCCAAAGTTTGGAGAAGGCGTGGTTTTAAATTATGAAGGCAGTGGTGCGCAAAGCCGCATACAAGTCAACTTTGACCAATTTGGTAGCAAGTGGCTGGTGGTTGCTTATGCAAATCTGCAAGCAGTAAATTGA
- a CDS encoding HAD-IA family hydrolase, whose product MKFYRRFKAIKAISFDLDDTLYSNREQMIAADQAMNQYFNQVLPPHGLPEQDYSAKFWWPYRQAVVKQTPMLKHDVTKVREVVYHHGLTALGLADELATKLAKQGLEHFLYQRSNFTVEQATLDFLAQLAQKLPLVAITNGNVDVRRVGLAPYFTHIFLAGDGNLQKPDSDMFNQACQLLDIRPSQLLHVGDCGHADIFGAMRAGCQSAWLNKYDVGKPLKVLPNVEISSVEQLLQLPN is encoded by the coding sequence ATGAAGTTTTATCGTCGCTTTAAAGCGATAAAGGCGATCAGCTTTGACTTAGATGACACGCTCTATAGCAATCGCGAACAAATGATTGCCGCCGACCAAGCGATGAATCAGTACTTCAACCAAGTACTGCCACCTCACGGTTTACCTGAGCAAGATTATAGCGCTAAATTTTGGTGGCCGTATCGCCAAGCGGTCGTCAAACAAACCCCGATGTTAAAGCATGACGTCACTAAAGTACGCGAAGTGGTCTATCACCATGGTTTAACCGCGCTTGGCTTGGCTGATGAACTTGCGACAAAATTGGCAAAGCAAGGATTGGAACATTTCTTATATCAGCGCAGTAACTTTACGGTTGAGCAAGCCACGCTAGATTTTTTAGCGCAATTAGCTCAAAAGCTGCCACTCGTTGCGATTACGAATGGTAACGTTGATGTTCGCCGGGTTGGTTTAGCCCCCTACTTTACCCATATTTTTCTAGCAGGCGATGGCAATTTACAAAAGCCGGATAGCGATATGTTTAACCAAGCCTGCCAATTACTTGATATTAGGCCCAGCCAACTGTTACATGTTGGCGATTGTGGCCACGCTGACATTTTCGGCGCTATGCGCGCAGGCTGCCAAAGCGCTTGGTTAAACAAATACGATGTTGGTAAGCCGTTAAAAGTGCTGCCAAATGTTGAAATTTCCAGTGTCGAACAACTTTTACAATTACCCAACTAG
- a CDS encoding DUF484 family protein — translation MNNDNLQNQQEKLDANIEGVSDEMIAKVGSQVTEQIVADYLVQHPDFFLRHPALLASLRLQEPQRGVVSLVERQQQVLRQKVQGLEEEITHLMSTAQQNERLFFLYSDMYMRMIDCQSAQEIIDCIHQACTQLLSLADCKLWLIDKLLDHQNVITNDCYGVLQNRLTKNDYYFGRLQQSEQEMIFTEPTTGSVVLIKLENGDETLGFIAISSQDADHFDPTMDTLLLEQFRKLVGKLLGQHLQAK, via the coding sequence ATGAACAATGACAACCTTCAGAACCAACAAGAAAAATTAGACGCAAACATTGAAGGTGTTAGCGATGAAATGATCGCCAAAGTGGGCAGCCAAGTCACTGAGCAAATCGTTGCCGATTACCTAGTGCAACACCCTGATTTTTTCCTTCGTCATCCAGCGCTGCTTGCGAGTTTGAGACTACAAGAGCCACAACGCGGTGTGGTGTCATTAGTTGAGCGTCAACAGCAAGTATTGCGTCAAAAAGTACAAGGCTTAGAAGAAGAAATCACCCACTTGATGTCAACAGCACAGCAAAATGAGCGACTGTTCTTTTTATACAGCGACATGTATATGCGCATGATCGATTGCCAAAGTGCGCAAGAGATTATCGACTGTATCCATCAGGCTTGTACACAACTATTATCATTGGCCGACTGTAAATTGTGGCTAATTGATAAACTACTCGATCATCAAAATGTCATTACCAATGACTGTTATGGCGTACTGCAAAATCGACTAACAAAAAATGATTACTACTTTGGTCGTTTACAGCAAAGTGAGCAAGAGATGATTTTTACTGAGCCGACTACCGGCTCTGTTGTGCTGATCAAGCTAGAAAATGGCGATGAAACACTTGGTTTTATTGCGATTAGCTCACAAGATGCCGATCATTTTGACCCAACAATGGATACCTTATTGCTTGAGCAGTTTAGAAAACTTGTTGGCAAATTACTCGGTCAACATTTACAGGCTAAGTAA
- the dapF gene encoding diaminopimelate epimerase yields the protein MLVNFSKMHGLGNDFLVLDNVTQNVFLSNEQIKQLADRNFGVGFDQLLVVEPPYDPDLDFHYRIFNADGSEVSQCGNGARCFAKFVRLKGLTNKTKIKVSTQAGKMTLFVERDGNISVHMPVPQLEPNQIPFQAQKKEGTYIIRTDDETVFCGAVSMGNPHCVVTVDDIESAPVETLGAEISHHERFPEQANVGFMEIVSDKFVKLRVYERGAGETLACGSGACAAVVVGQIQKKLANQVTVELPGGKLRIFWKGPGHSVKMSGPAVHVFDGQLHL from the coding sequence ATGTTAGTAAATTTTTCAAAAATGCATGGTCTAGGTAACGACTTTTTGGTGTTAGACAATGTCACGCAGAATGTCTTTTTATCGAATGAACAAATTAAGCAGTTGGCGGATCGCAATTTTGGTGTCGGCTTTGACCAACTGTTAGTTGTTGAGCCGCCGTATGATCCCGATCTAGATTTCCACTATCGCATTTTTAATGCTGACGGCAGCGAAGTTAGCCAGTGCGGCAATGGCGCGCGCTGTTTCGCCAAGTTTGTCCGATTAAAAGGGCTGACCAATAAAACCAAGATCAAAGTGTCAACGCAAGCAGGCAAGATGACGCTATTTGTTGAGCGCGACGGCAATATTTCGGTGCATATGCCCGTCCCGCAACTTGAACCGAATCAAATTCCATTTCAAGCGCAGAAAAAAGAAGGCACGTATATTATTCGCACTGACGATGAAACCGTATTTTGTGGCGCGGTTTCAATGGGTAACCCGCATTGCGTGGTCACGGTCGATGATATTGAATCTGCTCCGGTCGAAACCTTGGGTGCTGAAATTTCACACCACGAGCGTTTTCCTGAGCAAGCAAATGTTGGCTTTATGGAAATTGTCTCAGACAAGTTTGTTAAGTTGCGGGTTTATGAGCGCGGCGCAGGTGAAACACTCGCTTGTGGCAGTGGTGCTTGTGCAGCCGTAGTGGTAGGGCAAATTCAGAAAAAGCTCGCCAACCAAGTGACGGTTGAGCTTCCCGGTGGTAAATTACGTATTTTTTGGAAAGGTCCTGGCCATTCAGTCAAAATGTCAGGTCCTGCAGTGCATGTATTCGATGGGCAATTACACTTATGA
- the lysA gene encoding diaminopimelate decarboxylase, translating to MDYFNRRGESLFAEDCSVTSLAKTYGTPLYVYSRATIERHWHAFDKAAGDQPHLVCYAVKANSNLAVLNTMARLGSGFDIVSQGELARVIQAGGDPKKVVFSGVGKTSAEIAYALDQEIYCFNVESAAELERINHVALNKNKVANISLRVNPDVDAGTHPYISTGLKENKFGVSIEEAIKLYQKANQMPGLAVKGVDCHIGSQLTDMAPFLDALDRVLALIDRLSDMGIALSHLDVGGGLGVCYDQEQPPHPNDYAKALAEKLANYDLTLIYEPGRAIMANAGILVTEVEFLKVNEGRHFAIVDAAMNDLIRPSLYQAYQQIIPVEQTVRPEVEEQAYDIVGPICETGDFLGKERKLSLVAGDLLAVRSAGAYGFTMSSNYNSRPRAAEVMVDGEAAHLVRQRETIESLWHGETVLPEQPSAQ from the coding sequence GTGGACTATTTTAATCGCCGAGGCGAGTCACTCTTTGCTGAAGACTGCTCAGTGACTTCGTTGGCAAAAACTTACGGTACGCCTTTATACGTCTATTCTCGCGCAACGATTGAGCGCCACTGGCACGCCTTTGATAAGGCGGCAGGTGACCAGCCGCATTTAGTTTGTTACGCGGTAAAAGCTAATAGTAATTTGGCGGTATTAAATACCATGGCGCGACTTGGCAGTGGTTTTGATATTGTCTCGCAAGGCGAGCTTGCACGCGTTATTCAAGCCGGTGGTGATCCGAAAAAAGTGGTGTTCTCGGGCGTCGGTAAAACGTCAGCCGAAATAGCTTATGCACTCGATCAAGAAATTTACTGCTTTAATGTTGAATCAGCGGCCGAGCTAGAGCGTATTAATCACGTTGCGCTAAATAAAAATAAAGTGGCGAATATTTCACTGCGGGTAAATCCCGATGTTGATGCTGGCACCCATCCGTATATTTCAACGGGTTTAAAAGAAAACAAATTCGGCGTCAGCATTGAAGAAGCGATCAAGCTTTATCAAAAAGCAAATCAAATGCCTGGGCTAGCAGTTAAGGGCGTTGATTGCCATATTGGCTCTCAACTCACTGACATGGCCCCGTTTTTAGATGCACTTGATCGGGTATTAGCGTTAATTGATCGCTTGTCAGACATGGGCATTGCGCTTTCCCACCTCGATGTCGGTGGTGGCCTTGGCGTTTGCTACGATCAAGAGCAGCCGCCGCATCCTAACGATTACGCCAAAGCGTTAGCTGAAAAACTCGCGAATTACGATCTGACCTTAATTTATGAGCCAGGTCGAGCGATCATGGCCAATGCCGGTATTTTGGTAACAGAAGTGGAGTTTTTAAAAGTTAATGAAGGTCGCCATTTTGCCATTGTTGATGCGGCAATGAACGATTTAATTCGTCCGTCTTTGTATCAAGCCTATCAGCAAATTATTCCCGTTGAACAAACGGTACGCCCTGAAGTTGAAGAGCAAGCCTACGATATTGTTGGCCCGATCTGTGAAACCGGTGACTTTCTTGGCAAAGAGCGCAAGTTATCACTAGTTGCTGGCGATTTACTTGCCGTGCGCTCAGCTGGTGCCTATGGTTTTACCATGAGTTCAAATTATAATTCTCGGCCGCGCGCTGCTGAAGTGATGGTTGATGGCGAAGCCGCACACTTAGTTCGTCAGCGTGAAACGATTGAAAGTTTGTGGCACGGCGAAACTGTTTTACCGGAACAGCCTTCGGCGCAGTAA
- the cyaY gene encoding iron donor protein CyaY encodes MNDSQYNLIADDLLLAIEEAIEDCGVDIDYESVGSMLTLAFKNGSKIIINKQAPLHEIWVATKFNGHHFVFDGEHWQDKRGGGELWQFLSNAVSVQAEATIELSAE; translated from the coding sequence ATGAACGATAGCCAATACAATTTAATTGCTGATGACTTACTACTGGCAATTGAAGAGGCCATTGAAGATTGTGGTGTTGATATCGACTACGAAAGCGTCGGTTCAATGCTGACATTAGCGTTCAAAAATGGCTCAAAAATCATTATTAACAAACAAGCACCGCTACATGAAATATGGGTCGCTACTAAGTTTAACGGTCACCACTTCGTTTTTGATGGCGAACATTGGCAAGATAAACGCGGCGGCGGCGAGCTTTGGCAGTTTTTATCTAACGCAGTAAGCGTTCAGGCCGAAGCCACCATAGAACTAAGTGCTGAATAA
- the hemC gene encoding hydroxymethylbilane synthase, whose translation MTPTVRIATRKSALALWQAEYVKAQLEHFHDNIKVELVPMVTKGDIILDTPLAKVGGKGLFVKELEVAMLEGRADIAVHSMKDVPVEFPEGLGLEIICPREDPRDAFVSNTIASFADLPQGAIVGTSSLRRQCQIKALRPDLDIRDLRGNVNTRLKKLDDGQYDAIILAAAGLIRLEMPERIKEFIEPEVMLPANGQGAVGIECRTNDEQIKALLAPLACEQTRIRVLAERAMNRALEGGCQVPIGAFATLDGDQVLLKGLVGAVDGSQVIEKSITGHKDQAEQLGQSLAQDLLAMGADKILKQVYDQA comes from the coding sequence ATGACCCCCACTGTACGCATTGCTACGCGTAAAAGCGCTTTAGCACTATGGCAAGCTGAATATGTTAAAGCTCAATTAGAGCACTTTCATGACAATATCAAGGTTGAACTTGTTCCTATGGTGACCAAAGGCGATATTATTCTAGATACGCCATTAGCCAAAGTTGGCGGTAAGGGCCTGTTTGTCAAAGAACTCGAAGTTGCGATGCTAGAAGGTCGCGCCGATATCGCCGTGCATTCGATGAAAGATGTGCCGGTCGAATTTCCTGAAGGCTTAGGGCTTGAAATTATCTGCCCGCGTGAAGATCCACGCGATGCTTTTGTCTCAAATACCATAGCCAGTTTTGCCGACTTACCACAAGGCGCGATTGTTGGCACGTCAAGCTTGCGTCGCCAATGCCAAATCAAAGCATTGCGCCCTGATCTCGATATTCGCGATTTGCGCGGTAATGTAAATACTCGATTGAAAAAGCTCGACGACGGTCAATACGATGCCATTATTTTGGCAGCAGCTGGCTTAATTCGCTTGGAAATGCCTGAGCGCATCAAAGAATTTATCGAGCCTGAGGTCATGCTACCCGCTAACGGCCAAGGCGCTGTTGGCATTGAATGCCGCACCAATGACGAGCAAATAAAAGCCCTGTTAGCCCCTTTAGCTTGTGAGCAAACTCGTATTCGCGTACTCGCTGAGCGTGCGATGAACCGCGCACTTGAAGGCGGTTGCCAAGTCCCGATTGGCGCATTTGCGACCTTAGATGGTGATCAAGTGCTGCTAAAAGGTTTAGTGGGTGCTGTTGACGGCTCACAAGTGATCGAAAAATCGATTACCGGCCATAAAGATCAAGCCGAACAATTAGGTCAATCTCTCGCACAAGATTTATTGGCAATGGGCGCCGACAAAATCCTTAAGCAGGTTTATGACCAAGCATAA
- a CDS encoding uroporphyrinogen-III synthase encodes MTKHKPHVLVTRPEPKGRELTALFIKHGYKARFEPLFDYQAHALATEKPQADIAIFISQAAVEFAQQQSAINRWQVTTFIAVGQATQLALEKLGISAISPDQQNSEGMLALPALSQVDNKSIIIIRGDEGRELLFEQLVARGAKVTYLQSYQRLWRTFPSQMAQQWHQEGINFIICTSVAMLEKMAKLLVTTDNYWQRSCIWVVASARIYAKAKQLELTHIILAKGASNQDLLTACQNGSNYDR; translated from the coding sequence ATGACCAAGCATAAGCCTCACGTATTAGTGACTCGGCCTGAACCCAAAGGCCGAGAGCTCACCGCTTTATTCATCAAGCATGGCTATAAAGCGCGCTTTGAACCTCTATTCGATTATCAAGCCCACGCGTTAGCTACAGAAAAACCGCAAGCAGATATTGCCATTTTTATCTCACAAGCTGCCGTTGAATTTGCACAGCAGCAATCGGCTATTAACCGCTGGCAGGTAACAACCTTTATTGCTGTCGGCCAAGCAACCCAATTAGCGTTAGAAAAGCTCGGTATTTCAGCTATTTCACCTGATCAGCAAAACAGCGAAGGCATGTTAGCGTTGCCAGCGCTCAGCCAAGTTGATAACAAAAGTATTATTATTATTCGCGGTGACGAAGGCCGAGAATTATTGTTTGAGCAATTAGTAGCACGCGGCGCCAAGGTAACGTATTTACAAAGTTATCAACGATTATGGCGAACATTCCCCAGCCAAATGGCTCAGCAGTGGCACCAAGAGGGGATAAACTTTATTATCTGCACAAGTGTCGCTATGCTAGAAAAGATGGCAAAATTATTAGTAACGACTGATAATTACTGGCAAAGATCATGTATTTGGGTAGTTGCCAGTGCACGGATTTACGCAAAAGCAAAGCAGTTAGAATTAACCCACATTATTCTAGCCAAAGGCGCAAGCAACCAAGATTTACTGACCGCTTGCCAAAATGGAAGTAATTATGACCGATAA